The Arachis ipaensis cultivar K30076 chromosome B05, Araip1.1, whole genome shotgun sequence nucleotide sequence GATGAAGTAAGGTGTCGCGCCTTCCCGGTGACCTTGGTAGGGCCGACAATCCACTGGTTTAACGCTCTCCCCCAAGGCTCCGTCACAACTTTTGCGGACATAACCCGCGCTTTCCTGGCTCAGTTTACCACACGTATTGCTAAGGCTAAGCACCCGATCAACTTGTTAGGGGTGACACAGAGAAGCAAAAAACCGACCAGGAAGCACCTGGATAGGTTTAATGATGAATGCTTGGAGATTGACGACCTGATCGACTCAGTGGCCAGTTTTTGCTTGACGAACGGGTTACTGAACGAGGATTTCAGGAAGCACCTTACCACCAAGCCCGTATGGACGATGCAGGAGATCCAAAATGTGACCAGGGAATATATCAAAGACGAAGAGGTTAGCCAAGTCGTGGCAGCCAACAAGCGGCAGCCCGCTTATAACCCTGCTCGCCAGCCCGGTAATGGGGAAAGGCCTAAGGAGCACTCCAAGGACGGAGGGCCGTCTAAAGCCTTCAAGCCGTTCCCCCGGGTAGTAAAGTTTACTAACTACACTCCCCTGACAGCTCTGATCGTCGAAGTGTATCAGCAAATAGCCGACAAAGGGATCCTATCGAAGCCCCGACAACTCAAGGATATAACTGGGGAGAACAAAAACCTCTATTGTGACTATCACAAGGGCTTCGGCCACAAGACCCAGGATTGTTTCGATTTGAAGGACGCACTGGAGCAGGCGATCCGGGAAGGTAAGTTGGCAGAGTTCTCTCACCTCATAAGGGAACCCAGGAGATGGGACTGTGAACCGATCTGGCGACGACAGGGGCCGCACCGTTAAACAAAGGCAAGAACCCGAGGAGGACGATGAGTGCGGCCTCACCATAATAAACGTGGTGGTCGGGAGGGACGTCGCCCCCAGGTTGAAGTTGGCATGCAGGAAGGATGCCAAAGTCTTGGCGGTGTCATCGTCTAGTCTCGTGCCCCCCTCCAGGAGAATCCAGCCAATATCATTCGGTCCagaggaccaatggttcgacgaCTTGCCAGAGAACCCTTCTATAGTGATCACGGCAAGAGTGGGGACTGGTCTGGTCAGACGAATCCTTGTGGACACTGGAACCAATTCGAACATCATGTTCTGTAATGTGTTTGACGCTCTGGGCCTCCGGGACACCGACCTGAGGACCCACCAACACAGTGTGGTTGCCTTAGGCGATAACTTTATTAAGCCTGATGGAATAGTATCCTTACCGATCTCCATAGGAGCAGGCCGAgggaagaggtcggtaatggcgGAGTTCTTTGTCCTAAGGGATTCCACGGCCTACAACCTTATCTTGGGTAGAAAAACCATCAATGAGTTCAGAGCAGTGATTTGTACCAAGTTACTGGTGATAAAGTTTGTTGCTGATGATGGGTCTTTTGGATCCATCAGGGGTGATTTGaaaacggcagtcgcttgcgacaacgCCAACCTCTCCCTAAGaaaaaagtccaaagaagcagCCAGGGTCTTCCTAGCCGACCTAGATGCGAGGGTTGACGACAAACCCCGACCAGAACCTGAAGAAGACCTTGAGAAGTTCAGGGTCAGTGACACGGAAGAGAAGTTCACCTTTGCGAACAGGAATCTCCCTCATGACTTAAAAGAACCATTTGTGGAAATGATTCGAGCAAACGGCGATCTGTTCGCCTGGACGCCGGTCGACATGCTGGGAATTGACCCCAATTCATGTCTCACCATCTGGCCGTTAGGGTAGAAGCTAAACCAGTGGCACATAGGAGGAGGAAAATGTCTCAGGAAAGAGCTGACGAGGTGACCAGGCAAACGGCCAGCCTACTAGAAGCGGGGTTCATCCGAGAACTGGACTACTCGACTTGGCTGTCGAACGTAGTCCTGGTTAAGAAAGCCAATGGAAAGTGGAGAATGTGCATGGACTATTCCGATCTCAACAAGGCGTGCCCCAAGGATTCCTTTTCCCTCCCTAATATTGATGCGCTTGTAGATGCGGCCGCGGGGTACCGGTTTCTGActttcatggatgcatactctgcctacaaccagataccgatgcaccggccagacgAGGAGAAAATGGCATTCATAATGCCAGGGGGTACATATTGCTATAAGGTGATGCCTTTcagactcaaaaatgcaggagctacatatcaaaggttgatgaataaggtTTTTAGCAGCCTTATCGGCAAGACAGTGGAAGTATACGTAGACGACATCTTGGTGAAAACCACCCAAGCCGACGACCTCGTTGGTGATCTAGAAACCGTGTTCGCATCTCTTCGGCGGCACAACATGAGGCTTAATCCTCTCAAGTGCGCCTTCGCCATGGAAACCAGGAAGTTCTTAGGTTTCATGATAATCCAAAGAGGGGTAGAAGCCAACCCAGAGAAATGTGAAGCAATCTTGAGGATGACGAGTCAGGGATGTGTTAAAGATGTGCAGAGACTAGCGGGAAGACTCACGGCACTATCCCGGTCTACTTCGTGAGCAAAGCATTGCAGGGGGCAGAACTGAGGTACAGTAAGCTGGAAAAGCTGGCATACGCCCT carries:
- the LOC107640957 gene encoding uncharacterized protein LOC107640957; the encoded protein is MNLEGVGDEVRCRAFPVTLVGPTIHWFNALPQGSVTTFADITRAFLAQFTTRIAKAKHPINLLGVTQRSKKPTRKHLDRFNDECLEIDDLIDSVASFCLTNGLLNEDFRKHLTTKPVWTMQEIQNVTREYIKDEEVSQVVAANKRQPAYNPARQPGNGERPKEHSKDGGPSKAFKPFPRVVKFTNYTPLTALIVEVYQQIADKGILSKPRQLKDITGENKNLYCDYHKGFGHKTQDCFDLKDALEQAIREGDGTVNRSGDDRGRTVKQRQEPEEDDECGLTIINVVVGRDVAPRLKLACRKDAKVLAVSSSSLVPPSRRIQPISFGPEDQWFDDLPENPSIVITARVGTGLVRRILVDTGTNSNIMFCNVFDALGLRDTDLRTHQHSVVALGDNFIKPDGIVSLPISIGAGRGKRSVMAEFFVLRDSTAYNLILGRKTINEFRAVICTKLLVIKFVADDGSFGSIRGDLKTAVACDNANLSLRKKSKEAARVFLADLDARVDDKPRPEPEEDLEKFRVSDTEEKFTFANRNLPHDLKEPFVEMIRANGDLFAWTPVDMLGIDPNSCLTIWPLG